In Streptomyces longhuiensis, the following proteins share a genomic window:
- the ruvC gene encoding crossover junction endodeoxyribonuclease RuvC, whose protein sequence is MRVLGVDPGLTRCGVGVVEGVAGRPLTMRGVGVVRTPADAELGHRLVAIEQGIEQWLDEYRPEFVAVERVFSQHNVRTVMGTAQASAVAMLCASRRGIPVALHTPSEVKAAVTGSGRADKAQVGAMVTRLLRLDAPPKPADAADALALAICHIWRAPAQNRLQQAVALHASKPASAPKGRIA, encoded by the coding sequence GTGCGCGTACTCGGCGTGGACCCGGGGCTGACCCGGTGCGGTGTCGGCGTGGTCGAGGGAGTCGCGGGGCGGCCCCTGACGATGCGTGGTGTCGGCGTCGTACGGACCCCGGCCGACGCGGAGTTGGGCCACCGCCTCGTCGCCATCGAGCAGGGCATCGAGCAGTGGCTCGACGAGTACCGTCCCGAATTCGTCGCCGTGGAGCGGGTGTTCAGCCAGCACAACGTGCGGACGGTCATGGGGACGGCCCAGGCGAGCGCGGTCGCCATGCTCTGCGCCAGCCGCCGCGGCATCCCCGTGGCCCTCCACACGCCCAGCGAGGTCAAGGCCGCCGTGACGGGCAGCGGACGTGCCGACAAGGCACAGGTGGGCGCCATGGTGACACGCCTGCTGAGACTGGACGCACCCCCCAAGCCCGCCGACGCGGCCGACGCCCTGGCCCTCGCCATCTGTCACATCTGGCGCGCCCCCGCGCAGAACAGACTCCAGCAGGCCGTCGCCCTGCACGCATCGAAACCCGCCTCAGCACCGAAAGGCCGTATCGCATGA
- the ruvB gene encoding Holliday junction branch migration DNA helicase RuvB, which yields MNWDDTTDATPDAERLVGSVADREDQAVEAALRPKDLGEFIGQEKVREQLDLVLRAARARGATADHVLLSGAPGLGKTTLSMIIAAEMGAPIRITSGPAIQHAGDLAAILSSLQEGEVLFLDEIHRMSRPAEEMLYMAMEDYRVDVIVGKGPGATAIPLELPPFTLVGATTRAGLLPPPLRDRFGFTAHMEFYEPAELERVIHRSANLLDVEIDAHGAAEIAGRSRGTPRIANRLLRRVRDYAQVKADGHITRDIAGVALGVYEVDGRGLDRLDRAVLEALIKLFGGGPVGLSTLAVAVGEERETVEEVAEPFLVREGLLARTPRGRVATPAAWAHLGLTPPQQTRGTSGQQDLFGA from the coding sequence ATGAACTGGGACGACACGACCGACGCGACGCCCGACGCCGAGCGGCTCGTGGGCTCTGTCGCCGACCGCGAGGACCAGGCGGTCGAGGCCGCCCTGCGCCCCAAGGACCTGGGCGAGTTCATCGGCCAGGAGAAGGTCCGCGAGCAGCTCGACCTGGTCCTCAGGGCGGCACGCGCGCGTGGTGCCACCGCCGACCACGTCCTGCTCTCCGGAGCGCCCGGCCTCGGCAAGACCACGCTCTCCATGATCATCGCGGCCGAGATGGGCGCCCCCATCCGGATCACCAGCGGCCCGGCCATCCAGCACGCCGGCGACCTGGCCGCGATCCTCTCCTCCCTCCAGGAGGGCGAGGTCCTCTTCCTCGACGAGATCCACCGCATGTCCCGCCCCGCCGAAGAGATGCTCTACATGGCGATGGAGGACTACCGGGTCGACGTCATCGTCGGCAAGGGCCCCGGCGCCACGGCCATCCCGCTCGAGCTGCCCCCGTTCACCCTCGTCGGCGCCACCACGCGCGCGGGGCTGCTGCCGCCGCCGCTGCGCGACCGCTTCGGCTTCACGGCGCACATGGAGTTCTACGAGCCTGCCGAGCTGGAGCGCGTCATCCACCGCTCCGCGAACCTCCTCGACGTGGAGATCGACGCCCACGGCGCCGCCGAGATCGCCGGCCGCTCCCGGGGCACCCCCCGTATCGCCAACCGACTGCTGCGCCGGGTCCGTGACTACGCGCAGGTCAAGGCCGACGGGCACATCACGCGTGACATCGCCGGGGTGGCCCTCGGCGTCTACGAGGTGGACGGCCGCGGCCTCGACCGGCTCGACCGCGCCGTCCTCGAAGCGCTGATCAAGCTCTTCGGCGGCGGCCCCGTCGGCCTCTCCACCCTGGCGGTCGCCGTGGGGGAGGAGCGCGAGACGGTCGAGGAGGTCGCCGAACCCTTCCTCGTACGCGAAGGCCTACTGGCCCGTACCCCGCGCGGGCGCGTCGCCACCCCGGCGGCATGGGCGCACCTCGGCCTCACGCCGCCCCAGCAGACAAGGGGCACAAGCGGACAACAGGACCTCTTCGGGGCGTGA
- the ruvA gene encoding Holliday junction branch migration protein RuvA: protein MIAFVSGPVAALAPDTAVVEVGGIGMAVQCSPNTLSGLRIGQQTKLATSLVVREDSLTLYGFADDDERQTFELLQTASGVGPRLAQAMLAVHSPDALRRAVASGDEKSLTAVPGIGKKGAQKLLLDLKDRLGAPLGTGTGVGAPVTSGWRDQLHAALIGLGYATREADEAIEAVAPQAEEEGGTPQVGKLLKAALQTLNRTR, encoded by the coding sequence ATGATCGCCTTCGTCAGCGGCCCGGTGGCCGCCCTCGCCCCTGACACCGCGGTGGTCGAGGTCGGCGGTATCGGCATGGCCGTCCAGTGCAGCCCGAACACGCTCTCCGGGCTCCGCATCGGCCAGCAGACCAAGCTCGCCACCTCCCTCGTCGTACGCGAGGACTCGCTCACGCTCTACGGCTTCGCCGACGACGACGAGCGGCAGACCTTCGAGCTGCTCCAGACCGCCAGTGGCGTCGGACCGCGGCTCGCGCAGGCCATGCTCGCCGTGCACAGCCCCGACGCCCTGCGCCGTGCGGTGGCCTCCGGCGACGAGAAGTCGCTCACCGCCGTGCCCGGCATCGGCAAGAAGGGTGCCCAGAAGCTGCTCCTCGACCTCAAGGACCGGCTCGGCGCGCCCCTCGGCACCGGTACGGGCGTGGGCGCCCCCGTGACCTCCGGCTGGCGCGACCAGCTGCACGCCGCGCTCATCGGGCTCGGCTACGCCACCCGCGAGGCCGACGAGGCCATCGAGGCGGTCGCCCCGCAGGCCGAGGAGGAGGGCGGCACGCCGCAGGTCGGCAAGCTCCTCAAGGCCGCGCTCCAGACGCTGAACCGCACCCGCTGA
- a CDS encoding YebC/PmpR family DNA-binding transcriptional regulator codes for MSGHSKWATTKHKKAVIDAKRGKLFAKMIKNIEVAARTGGADVSGNPTLFDAIQKAKKSSVPNKNIDSAVKRGAGLEAGGADYETIMYEGYGPNGVAVLIECLTDNRNRAASDVRVAMTRNGGNMADPGSVSYLFNRKGVVIVPKGELSEDDVLGAVLDAGAEEVNDLGESFEVLSEATDLVAVRTALQEAGIDYDSADANFVPTMQVELDEEGARKIFKLIDALEDSDDVQNVFANFDVSDEVMEKVDA; via the coding sequence ATGTCCGGCCACTCTAAATGGGCTACGACGAAGCACAAGAAGGCCGTGATCGACGCCAAGCGCGGCAAGCTCTTCGCGAAGATGATCAAGAACATCGAGGTCGCTGCCCGCACGGGCGGCGCCGACGTGTCCGGCAACCCGACGCTCTTCGACGCCATCCAGAAGGCCAAGAAGAGCTCGGTCCCTAACAAGAACATCGACTCCGCGGTCAAGCGCGGTGCCGGCCTCGAGGCCGGTGGCGCCGACTACGAGACGATCATGTACGAGGGCTACGGTCCCAACGGCGTCGCGGTGCTCATCGAGTGCCTCACCGACAACCGCAACCGTGCCGCGTCCGACGTGCGTGTCGCCATGACCCGCAACGGCGGCAACATGGCCGACCCCGGCTCCGTCTCGTACCTGTTCAACCGCAAGGGTGTCGTGATCGTCCCCAAGGGTGAGCTGTCCGAGGACGACGTCCTCGGTGCCGTGCTCGACGCGGGCGCCGAAGAGGTCAACGACCTCGGTGAGTCCTTCGAGGTGCTCAGCGAGGCCACCGACCTGGTCGCGGTGCGCACCGCGCTCCAGGAGGCCGGCATCGACTACGACTCGGCCGACGCCAACTTCGTCCCGACCATGCAGGTCGAGCTGGACGAGGAGGGCGCCCGCAAGATCTTCAAGCTCATCGACGCGCTCGAGGACAGCGACGACGTGCAGAACGTCTTCGCCAACTTCGACGTGAGCGACGAGGTCATGGAGAAGGTCGACGCCTGA
- the secD gene encoding protein translocase subunit SecD produces MAAPKKGRSHGAQSRPGRTLAFILIAMVALTGGMFLSGHTTPRLGIDLAGGTSITLKAKSEPGQKNAVNQTNMNTAVSIIERRVNGLGVTESEVQTQGSDNIIVNIPKGTNEAQAREQVGTTAQLYFRPVITVAAGAPTPEPSASPSGSDKGKATDKATDKAADKATDGGTGKASSTPTPTPTASATPQGRAVTDALKADSSPTPSAGSSASGKPTPSASSTPDPATAALQKKFTDLDCTDKAARSQVTSGVRPEDTAVACGKNSSGQWEKYILGPAEVNGKDVDKAQATINQQTGAWVVNMDFTGSGSKKFAKITSKLSQQQPPMNQFAIVLDGDVVSAPSVSSTLSGSAEISGSFDQQSAQDLANVLSYGALPLSFQEQSVTTVTAALGGEQLHAGLIAGAIGLLLVVIYLVVYYRGLSLIALASLMVSAILTYVIMTLLGPAIGFALNLPAVCGAIVAIGITADSFIVFFERIRDEIREGRSLRPSVERAWPRARRTILVSDFVSFLAAAVLFVVTVGKVQGFAFTLGLTTVLDVVVVFLFTKPLMTLLARKKFFASGHPWSGLDPKRLGAKPPLRRTRRAPGSPVGPVDTKEA; encoded by the coding sequence GTGGCAGCACCCAAGAAGGGCCGAAGTCACGGCGCCCAGAGCAGGCCGGGCCGCACCCTGGCCTTCATCCTGATCGCGATGGTGGCGCTGACCGGCGGGATGTTCCTGTCCGGCCACACCACGCCGCGCCTGGGCATCGACCTCGCCGGTGGTACGAGCATCACGCTCAAGGCGAAGAGTGAGCCGGGTCAGAAGAACGCGGTCAACCAGACCAACATGAACACGGCCGTGAGCATCATCGAGCGCCGCGTCAACGGTCTGGGGGTCACGGAGTCCGAGGTCCAGACCCAGGGCTCCGACAACATCATCGTCAACATCCCCAAGGGGACGAACGAGGCGCAGGCGCGCGAGCAGGTCGGCACGACCGCCCAGCTCTACTTCCGCCCCGTGATCACCGTGGCCGCCGGTGCGCCCACTCCCGAGCCCTCCGCCAGCCCTTCGGGCTCGGACAAGGGCAAGGCGACCGACAAGGCCACCGACAAGGCGGCGGACAAGGCCACGGACGGCGGCACGGGCAAGGCGTCCAGCACGCCGACCCCCACACCGACCGCCTCCGCGACCCCGCAGGGCCGTGCTGTCACCGACGCCCTGAAGGCCGACTCCTCCCCGACGCCGAGCGCCGGCTCCTCCGCGAGCGGCAAGCCCACCCCCTCGGCGAGCTCCACCCCGGACCCGGCCACCGCCGCGCTGCAGAAGAAGTTCACGGACCTCGACTGCACCGACAAGGCCGCCCGCAGCCAGGTCACCTCGGGCGTCAGGCCCGAGGACACCGCCGTGGCCTGTGGCAAGAACTCGTCCGGCCAGTGGGAGAAGTACATCCTCGGCCCCGCCGAGGTGAACGGTAAGGACGTCGACAAGGCGCAGGCCACGATCAACCAGCAGACCGGTGCCTGGGTCGTCAACATGGACTTCACGGGCAGCGGCTCGAAGAAGTTCGCGAAGATCACCAGCAAGCTCTCGCAGCAGCAGCCGCCGATGAACCAGTTCGCCATCGTCCTCGACGGCGACGTGGTCTCGGCCCCCAGCGTCAGCTCGACCCTGAGCGGCAGCGCGGAGATCTCCGGCAGCTTCGACCAGCAGTCCGCCCAGGACCTCGCCAACGTGCTGTCCTACGGTGCGCTCCCGCTCTCCTTCCAGGAGCAGAGCGTCACGACGGTCACCGCGGCCCTCGGTGGTGAGCAGCTGCACGCCGGTCTGATCGCCGGCGCCATCGGCCTCCTGCTGGTCGTGATCTACCTGGTGGTCTACTACCGCGGCCTGTCGCTGATCGCGCTCGCCTCGCTCATGGTGTCCGCGATCCTCACCTACGTGATCATGACGCTCCTCGGCCCGGCCATCGGCTTCGCGCTGAACCTGCCGGCGGTCTGCGGCGCGATCGTGGCGATCGGTATCACGGCCGACTCGTTCATCGTGTTCTTCGAACGCATCAGGGACGAGATCCGTGAGGGTCGCTCGCTGCGGCCCTCCGTCGAGCGCGCCTGGCCGCGGGCCCGGCGCACGATCCTGGTCTCCGACTTCGTGTCGTTCCTCGCCGCCGCGGTGCTGTTCGTCGTCACCGTCGGCAAGGTCCAGGGCTTCGCGTTCACGCTCGGCCTGACCACCGTGCTCGACGTGGTCGTCGTCTTCCTGTTCACCAAGCCGCTGATGACGCTCCTGGCCCGCAAGAAGTTCTTCGCGAGCGGACACCCGTGGTCCGGGCTCGACCCGAAGCGCCTCGGCGCCAAGCCGCCACTGCGTCGCACACGCCGTGCCCCCGGCTCTCCCGTAGGCCCTGTCGACACGAAGGAGGCGTGA
- the pdxT gene encoding pyridoxal 5'-phosphate synthase glutaminase subunit PdxT, translated as MTSPVVGVLALQGDVREHLVALATADAVARPVRRPEELAEVDGIVLPGGESTTISKLAVLFGLMEPLRARVREGMPVYGTCAGMILLADKILDPRSGQETVGGIDMIVRRNAFGRQNESFEAAVDVRGVEGDPVEGVFIRAPWVESVGASAEVLAEYDGHIVAVRQENALATSFHPELTGDHRMHALFVDMVRAKLVAGSL; from the coding sequence ATGACCTCTCCCGTAGTGGGCGTCCTCGCGCTCCAGGGCGACGTACGGGAGCACCTCGTCGCCCTGGCCACGGCGGACGCCGTGGCCAGGCCCGTGCGGCGGCCCGAGGAACTCGCCGAGGTGGACGGCATCGTCCTGCCCGGCGGGGAGTCGACCACCATCTCCAAGCTGGCCGTCCTGTTCGGGCTCATGGAGCCCCTTCGCGCGCGTGTGCGTGAAGGCATGCCGGTGTACGGCACCTGTGCGGGAATGATCCTTCTCGCCGACAAGATCCTCGACCCGCGTTCGGGCCAGGAGACGGTCGGCGGGATCGACATGATCGTGCGCCGCAACGCCTTCGGACGTCAGAACGAGTCCTTCGAGGCGGCGGTCGACGTGCGCGGCGTGGAGGGCGACCCCGTGGAGGGCGTCTTCATCCGCGCCCCCTGGGTCGAGTCGGTGGGCGCCAGTGCCGAGGTACTCGCGGAGTACGACGGGCACATAGTCGCTGTACGGCAGGAAAACGCCCTCGCCACGTCCTTCCACCCCGAGCTGACCGGCGACCACAGGATGCACGCGCTGTTCGTCGACATGGTGCGGGCGAAGCTGGTGGCCGGGTCCTTGTAG
- the pgsA gene encoding phosphatidylinositol phosphate synthase: MLNKYARAFFTRVLTPFAAFLIRRGVSPDAVTLLGTAGVVAGALVFFPRGEFFWGTIVITLFVFSDLVDGNMARQLGRTSRWGAFLDSTLDRVADGAIFGGLALWYAGSGADNMLCAVSIFCLASGQVVSYTKARGEAIGLPVAVNGLVERAERLVITLVAAGLAGLHTFGVPGIQVLLPIALWAVAAGSLVTLIQRMVTVRRESAEADAEAAAEAAQESGTTS; the protein is encoded by the coding sequence ATGCTGAACAAGTACGCGCGTGCATTCTTCACGCGTGTCCTCACACCGTTCGCCGCGTTTCTCATCCGTCGCGGGGTCAGCCCCGACGCGGTCACGCTCCTCGGTACGGCCGGGGTCGTGGCGGGCGCGCTGGTCTTCTTCCCCCGCGGGGAGTTCTTCTGGGGCACGATCGTCATCACGCTGTTCGTGTTCTCGGACCTCGTGGACGGCAACATGGCGCGCCAGCTCGGCCGCACCAGCCGCTGGGGCGCGTTCCTCGACTCCACGCTCGACCGCGTCGCGGACGGCGCGATCTTCGGCGGCCTCGCCCTCTGGTACGCGGGATCCGGCGCCGACAACATGCTGTGCGCCGTCTCCATCTTCTGCCTCGCCAGCGGCCAGGTCGTGTCGTACACCAAGGCCCGCGGTGAGGCCATCGGCCTGCCGGTCGCGGTCAACGGCCTCGTGGAGCGTGCCGAGCGGCTCGTGATCACCCTCGTCGCCGCCGGCCTCGCGGGGCTGCACACGTTCGGTGTGCCCGGCATCCAGGTCCTGCTGCCGATCGCCCTGTGGGCCGTCGCCGCGGGCAGCCTCGTGACGCTGATCCAGCGGATGGTGACCGTCCGCAGGGAGTCGGCCGAGGCCGACGCGGAGGCCGCCGCCGAGGCCGCCCAGGAGAGCGGGACCACATCGTGA
- the yajC gene encoding preprotein translocase subunit YajC produces MNIVTLLPFIVLIGAMFLMTRSAKKKQQAAGQMRDQMQPGSGVRTIGGMYATVKEVHDEMVLLEVAPGVHAVYAKNSIGAVLADDEYNRIVHGTESDDNDDHDALGADGAIVPDDASSLTETDESADDSRIDLGKKDEAAAADAAPEADGAEPKKTDGESDAK; encoded by the coding sequence GTGAATATCGTGACCCTCCTCCCGTTCATCGTGCTCATCGGGGCCATGTTCCTGATGACCCGCTCCGCCAAGAAGAAGCAGCAGGCGGCAGGCCAGATGCGGGACCAGATGCAGCCCGGTTCCGGCGTCCGCACGATCGGGGGCATGTACGCCACCGTCAAGGAGGTCCACGACGAGATGGTCCTTCTGGAGGTGGCCCCCGGCGTCCACGCCGTCTACGCGAAGAACTCGATCGGCGCCGTCCTCGCCGACGACGAGTACAACCGCATCGTCCACGGCACCGAGAGTGATGACAACGATGACCACGACGCCCTCGGCGCCGATGGTGCGATCGTGCCGGACGACGCTTCCTCCCTCACCGAGACCGACGAGTCCGCCGACGACTCGCGCATCGACCTCGGCAAGAAGGACGAGGCTGCTGCCGCTGACGCAGCCCCCGAGGCCGACGGCGCCGAGCCGAAGAAGACCGACGGCGAGTCCGACGCGAAGTAG
- a CDS encoding glycosyltransferase family 4 protein has product MKIGIVCPYSWDVPGGVQFHIRDLAEHLIALGHEVSVLAPADDETPLPPYVISAGRAVPVPYNGSVARLNFGFLSAARVRRWLHDGTFDVIHIHEPASPSLGLLSCWAAQGPIVATFHTSNPRSRAMIAAYPILQPALEKISARIAVSEYARRTLVEHLGGDAVVIPNGVDVDFFARAEPKAEWQGGTIGFIGRIDEPRKGLPVLMKALPRILTERPGTRLLVAGRGDEEEAVASLPAEMREQVVFLGMVSDEDKARLLRSVDVYVAPNTGGESFGIILVEAMSAGAPVLASDLDAFAQVLDQGGAGELFANEDADALADSAVRLLGDAGRREELRERGSKHVRRFDWSTVGADILSVYETVTTGAAAVATDERSGRRARFGLARD; this is encoded by the coding sequence GTGAAGATCGGCATCGTCTGCCCGTACTCCTGGGACGTGCCGGGTGGCGTCCAGTTCCACATCCGCGACCTCGCGGAGCACCTCATCGCCCTGGGGCACGAGGTGTCCGTCCTCGCCCCGGCCGACGACGAGACCCCGCTGCCGCCGTACGTCATCTCGGCGGGCCGTGCCGTTCCCGTGCCCTACAACGGCTCGGTCGCTCGGCTCAACTTCGGCTTCCTGAGCGCCGCGCGCGTGCGCCGCTGGCTGCACGACGGCACGTTCGACGTGATCCACATCCATGAGCCGGCCTCGCCCTCGCTGGGGCTGCTCTCCTGCTGGGCCGCGCAGGGCCCGATCGTCGCCACGTTCCACACGTCGAACCCGCGCTCCCGCGCCATGATCGCCGCGTATCCGATCCTCCAGCCCGCCCTGGAGAAGATCAGCGCGCGGATCGCGGTGAGCGAGTACGCGCGCCGCACGCTCGTGGAGCACCTCGGCGGGGACGCCGTCGTCATCCCCAACGGCGTCGACGTGGACTTCTTCGCCCGCGCCGAGCCCAAGGCGGAGTGGCAGGGCGGCACCATCGGCTTCATCGGGCGCATCGACGAGCCCCGCAAGGGTCTTCCCGTACTGATGAAGGCCCTGCCGAGGATCCTGACCGAGCGGCCCGGAACCCGGCTGCTCGTGGCCGGACGCGGTGACGAGGAGGAGGCCGTCGCGAGCCTGCCCGCCGAGATGCGCGAACAGGTCGTCTTCCTCGGCATGGTCAGCGACGAGGACAAGGCCCGGCTGCTGCGCAGCGTCGACGTGTACGTGGCCCCCAACACCGGCGGCGAGAGCTTCGGCATCATCCTGGTCGAGGCCATGTCGGCGGGCGCGCCCGTGCTGGCCTCGGACCTCGACGCGTTCGCCCAGGTTCTCGACCAGGGCGGCGCGGGGGAGCTGTTCGCCAACGAGGACGCGGATGCGCTCGCGGACTCGGCCGTCCGGCTCCTGGGCGACGCCGGCCGGCGCGAGGAGCTGCGCGAGCGTGGCAGCAAGCACGTGCGGCGCTTCGACTGGTCGACCGTGGGGGCGGACATCCTGTCCGTGTACGAGACGGTGACCACGGGCGCGGCGGCCGTGGCCACCGACGAACGCAGCGGACGGCGGGCCCGGTTCGGGCTCGCCCGCGACTGA
- a CDS encoding phosphatidylinositol mannoside acyltransferase — MSTARERLVDALYGAGWSTVKKLPEPVAVGLGRTIADLTWRRRGKSVLRLESNLARVVPDASPERLKQLSKAGMRSYLRYWMESFRLPSWSADRVRSGFDIDDVHHLTDGLASDRGVILALPHLGNWDLAGAWVTTELETPFTTVAERLKPETLYDRFVAYRESLGMEVLPHEGGSAFGTLARRLRAGGLVCLVADRDLSESGVEVKFFGDIARMPAGPAILAQQTGALLLPVTLWYDESPVMRGRIHAPIEVPETGTRAEKTSVMTQALADAFATGIADHPEDWHMLQRLWLADLEERRP; from the coding sequence GTGAGCACCGCGCGCGAACGACTCGTCGACGCCCTCTACGGAGCGGGCTGGAGCACGGTCAAGAAGCTTCCCGAGCCCGTCGCGGTCGGCCTGGGCCGCACCATCGCCGACCTCACGTGGAGGCGGCGCGGCAAGAGCGTCCTGCGCCTGGAGTCCAACCTCGCGCGCGTGGTGCCCGACGCCTCCCCGGAGCGCCTCAAGCAGCTCTCCAAGGCGGGCATGCGCTCGTACCTGCGGTACTGGATGGAGTCGTTCCGGCTGCCGTCCTGGAGCGCGGACCGGGTCAGGAGCGGCTTCGACATCGACGACGTCCACCACCTCACGGACGGCCTCGCCTCCGACAGGGGCGTCATCCTCGCCCTGCCCCACCTGGGCAACTGGGACCTCGCGGGCGCCTGGGTCACCACCGAGCTGGAGACCCCGTTCACGACCGTCGCCGAGCGCCTCAAGCCCGAGACCCTCTACGACCGCTTCGTGGCCTACCGCGAGAGCCTCGGCATGGAGGTACTGCCGCACGAAGGCGGATCCGCCTTCGGCACGCTCGCACGCCGGCTGCGCGCCGGCGGCCTGGTCTGCCTGGTCGCCGACCGTGATCTGTCCGAGTCCGGCGTCGAGGTGAAGTTCTTCGGCGACATCGCGCGCATGCCCGCGGGCCCGGCGATACTCGCCCAGCAGACCGGCGCCCTGCTCCTCCCGGTCACCCTCTGGTACGACGAGTCGCCCGTCATGCGCGGACGCATCCACGCCCCCATCGAGGTGCCCGAGACAGGTACCCGCGCCGAGAAGACGTCTGTCATGACGCAGGCGCTGGCAGACGCCTTCGCCACAGGGATCGCCGACCACCCGGAGGACTGGCACATGCTGCAGCGCTTGTGGCTCGCTGACCTCGAGGAGCGCCGACCGTGA
- the pdxS gene encoding pyridoxal 5'-phosphate synthase lyase subunit PdxS: MAEQLKGGVIMDVVNAEQAKIAEDAGAVAVMALERVPADIRKDGGVARMSDPNMIEEIIEAVSIPVMAKSRIGHFVEAQVLQSLGVDYIDESEVLTPADEVNHSDKFAFTTPFVCGATNLGEALRRIAEGAAMIRSKGEAGTGNVVEAVRHLRQIKNEIAKLRGFDNNELYAAAKELRAPYELVKEVSELGKLPVVLFSAGGVATPADAALMRQLGAEGVFVGSGIFKSGDPAKRAAAIVKATTFYDDPKIIADASRNLGEAMVGINCDTLPETERYANRGW, translated from the coding sequence ATGGCCGAGCAGCTCAAGGGCGGCGTGATCATGGACGTCGTCAACGCCGAGCAGGCGAAGATCGCCGAGGATGCCGGCGCGGTGGCCGTCATGGCGCTCGAGCGGGTGCCGGCCGACATCCGCAAGGACGGCGGCGTGGCCCGGATGTCCGACCCGAACATGATCGAAGAGATCATCGAGGCCGTCTCCATCCCGGTCATGGCCAAGTCCCGCATCGGTCACTTCGTCGAGGCCCAGGTCCTGCAGTCGCTCGGCGTCGACTACATCGACGAGTCCGAGGTGCTGACCCCGGCCGACGAGGTCAACCACAGCGACAAGTTCGCGTTCACGACCCCCTTCGTCTGCGGCGCCACCAACCTCGGCGAGGCCCTGCGCCGCATCGCCGAGGGCGCGGCCATGATCCGCTCGAAGGGCGAGGCCGGCACGGGCAACGTCGTCGAGGCCGTCCGCCACCTGCGCCAGATCAAGAACGAGATCGCCAAGCTGCGCGGCTTCGACAACAACGAGCTGTACGCCGCCGCCAAGGAGCTTCGCGCCCCCTACGAGCTCGTCAAGGAGGTCTCCGAGCTCGGCAAGCTGCCGGTGGTGCTGTTCTCCGCCGGTGGTGTCGCCACGCCCGCCGACGCCGCCCTGATGCGCCAGCTCGGCGCCGAGGGTGTCTTCGTCGGCTCCGGCATCTTCAAGTCCGGCGACCCGGCCAAGCGCGCCGCCGCCATCGTGAAGGCCACCACCTTCTACGACGACCCGAAGATCATCGCGGACGCCTCCCGCAACCTGGGCGAGGCCATGGTCGGCATCAACTGCGACACCCTCCCCGAGACCGAGCGCTACGCGAACCGGGGCTGGTGA